GAACCACTGCATGCGCCGCTTGAAGCCGGGCAGCCGGTCCACGATCTCGGGCTCGAGCGTCTCGACCGCGTAGAGCGGGATGAGGCCGACCATCGAGCGGATCCGCATCCGCCGGCGGGGGCGTCCGGGCACGCGCAGGACGTCGTAGAAGAACCCGTCGACGTCGTCCCAGAGGCTGGTGCCGTCCTCACCGCCGCGGTGATCCATGGCGTGGGCGATGTAGACGAAGTGCTCGAAGAACTTGCTCGCCACGTCCTCGTAGGCCGGATTCTCGTCCGCCAGCTCCAGCGCGATGGCGAGCATGTTGAGGCAGTACATGCCCATCCAGCTGGTGGCGTCCGACTGGTCGATGTGTCCGCCGGTCGGCAGGGGCCGGGAGCGATCGAACACCCCGATGTTGTCGAGGCCCAGGAAGCCGCCCTGGAACACGTTCATCCCATCGGCGTCCTTGCGGTTCACCCACCAGGTGAAGTTCAGGAGCAACTTGTGGAACACCCGCTCCAGGAAGCGACGGTCGCCGGCTCCTCGACGGCGCTTCTCGATCTTGTACACCCGCCAGGCCGCCCAGGCGTGCACCGGGGGATTCACGTCGCCGAGCGCCCACTCGTAGGCGGGAATCTGGCCGTTGGGGTGCATGTACCACTCGCGCAGGAACAGCACGAGCTGATGCTTGGCGAAGTCGGGATCGACCAGCGCCAGGGGCACGCAGTGGAATGCGAGGTCCCAGGCCGCGTACCACGGGTACTCCCACTTGTCGGGCATCGAGATGACGTCTTCGTTGTAGAGATGCGTCCACTCATGGTTGCGTCCCTGCCACCGCTCGGGCGGCGGCGGCGGAGAGGCCGGGTCGCCCTCCAGCCAGCGACGCACGTAGTAGTGGTAGAACTGCTTGCTCCACAGGAGGCCCGCGAAGGCCTGCCGGATCACCTGCCGCGCGTCGGCGTCGAGGCCCTCGGGAATTACGGTGTCGTAGAATTCGTCGGCTTCCTGCCCGCGGACGCGGAACAGGGCCTCGAAGTCCGCGCCCAGGCCCTCGCCATGGGGCGGCGTGTTGCCGAGGCGCAGCTTCACCGCCGCCGTCTCGCCCGGAGCCAGGCGCAGGCGGTAGTGGGCCGCCATCTTGGTCCCTGCACTCGCCGGGTTCACCGCCTCGTCGCGCCCCTCGACCACACACGCGTTGATGCCGTCCTTGACGTACGGCGTGCGGTTCTCGACCCCGTACAGTCGCTGGACGTTCGTCTCGTTCTCGGTGAAGAGCAGGCGCGGCGCTCCGCCGCACGCGAGCCAGCGCAGTCCCAGCGATTCGTGGTCGGCCTCCACCACCGCCGATCCGACGGCGGTCAGCCGTGGCTTCGGGCTCCCCGGCTCCCACGACCAGGTGTTACGGAACCAGAGCGTCGGCAGCAGATGGCACTCCGCGGCCTCCGGGCCGCGATTGGTGACCTCGATGCGGATGAGGATGTCGTCGATCCCGGCCTTGGCGTACTCGACCTGCACGTCGAAGTAGCGGTCGCCCTCGAAGATCCCGGTGTCGATCAGCTCGAACTCGGGTGCCCCGCGCCCCCGCGCCCGGTTCTCTTCGCGCAGCCGCGCGTAGGGAAACGCGGCGTGCGGATACTTGTACCGGTACTTCATGTACGAGTGGGTGGGAGTGGAGTCCAGGTAGAAGTAGTACTCCTTGACGTCCTCGCCGTGATTGCCCTCGGGCCCGGAGAGCCCGAACAGCCGCTCCTTCAGGATCGGGTCACGTCCGTTCCACAGCGCCACCGCGAAGCAGAGCCGCTGATGGTTGTCCGAGATTCCGGCGAGGCCGTCCTCTCCCCAGCGGTACGCCCGGACGTGCGCGTGCTCGTGCGGGAAATACTCCCAGGCCGCGCCGCCGGGGCTGTAGTCCTCTCGCACCGTCCCCCACTGGCGCTCGCTGAGGTAGGGCCCCCAGCGCGTCCAGTAGGCCGAGCGGTCAGCGGCCGCGCGAAGCCGCCGCTCTTCCGCCGTCCGGAGCGTGTCGTTCATGATCGGTAGGACGGACGAAGGCAGGGTCGGCGAGCGCCCGGCGCGCGAGGAACGCCCGGGTATGACGTGGCCGCGGGCCGGCGAGCGCGCGCAGGTCGGATTCGAGCCGAGCCAGATCCGCGCCGGTGTCGACGTCGTACCACGTGGGCAGGCACACCGCGCGGAGTCCGAGCCGTCGCGCCCGGTCGAGCGTGAGGGACAGCACCGCGGAGGTGCTCCACGGCATCGCTTCGAACAGCTCCGGACAGGGGGCGCGCACGCCGACCAGATAGTAGCCGCCGTCCGCGGTAGGGCCGAAGACCGCATCGACGTTCGGCGCCATCACCAGGCTCACCGCCTCGTCGATCGTCTCGGGGGGCAGCGTGGGCGAGTCGGTGCCGATCAAGAGCGCGGCCTCGTGGCCGAGCGCGAGAATATCCTCGACCAGCGCCTCCTGGCGCTCTCCGAGGTCGCCGCCTCGCTGCGCGACCAGCGCGAAGCCGGGCGCCAGCGTCTCGAAGTCGGGGCGCGCTTCCACCGGGGCGTAGGCGACGATCGGCCGCACGCCGGCGACCGCGGCGCTGCGCTCGACCGCGTCGAGCAGGAAGCAGCGCGCCAGCTCCGCGGCCTCGACCGCGCGGAGCGGCGGGCAGAGGCGCGTCTTCACCGTGCCCGCCCGCGGCGCCTTCGCCATCACCGCCAGTCCGACCGCCGGATCCACGGGCCGCCCGTCGAGCATGACGTCATCATGCCACGCCCGACCGGTGGTCCGCCCGATCGTTGCGCCGGGAGATCCGGCCGCTCCGCGGTCGGCTCTGATACCATCCATCAACACGACAGTGCCCCGCCCAGGAGGCTTCGATGCCCGACGATTTCGAGTACGTCTCTCGCGCCCGCCTCGAATACCGCCACGGCTACCGTCACGCCTATCTGGGCGACGTACCGGCCCCGGTGGTGTACGGCGTGCAGGGCCGGCTACGCGAGTACTACGGCGTCAAGGAGGGCCCGCCGGTCGCCTCCACCCTCGACCACATCGTGGCGGCCGTCGCGGGGTGAATGTACGGCACGCTGCGCGGCGCCCTGGCAGGGCGCAAGATCGCGTTCGACCGCGACGGCTTCACCGCCACCGTGGAAGGCCGTATCGTCGGGGTCGGCAAGACCATCCGCATCAAGTCCATTCACCTGCACTACGAGCTGGCGGTCTCGCCGGACAGCCGCGAGGCCACCGAGCGCGCGCTCGCGCTCCATCCGCAGGGTTGCCCGGCGCATCAGAGCGTGCAGGGCGCCATCGACGTTACCTGGGATGCACGGGTCCGGCTGGGCGAGGAGATCGTCGACCTGCGGGGAGGCGCCGAGGCGGCCGAGTAGCCGGCGGTCGGCAAGGCGGGCGCGGCGCGACGGCCGGAGCTAGTTCCAGAGGTACTGGCGGGGATCGACGGCCTGGCCACGCACCTGGATCTCGTAGTGCAGGTGCGGACCCGAGGTGCGTCCGGTGTTACCGGTGAGCGCGATGACCTGGCCGCGCTCGACGTGCTGGCCCTGCTTGACCCGGATCTCCTGGAGGTGGCCGTAGAGGGAGCGCAGGTCGTGGCCGTGGTCGAGAATGACGGTGGTCCCGTACTCGCCGCCGTTGCCCGCGAAGTAGACCGATCCGGACGCCGGCGCGAGCACCGCGGTACCCCGGCCGGCGCTGATGTCGAGCCCGCGGTGGAACTCCTGGTCACCCGTCCAGGGCGAGGGCCGCATGCCGAAGCGGGAGTTCAGCACGCCGCGCACCGGCCAGCGGAACGGCACCGACATCAACGCGGGCCGGGTCCGCTCCATGAAGCGCTCGAACGCGCGCAGGCTCTGGCCGCTCTCGCTCACGTTGCTGCCGAGCAGCGCGAGCGCCTGCGGGAGCGCGGGCGCCTCGCTGGCGAAGACCATGGGCAGCCCCGCCACCGCGCCGCCCATGCCGGTGCCCTTGCTGGTGCCGCCCGGCGACGGACCGAAGGTGTCCCACACGCGGACGTGTGCGTCCTGCCATCCGCTGACTTCCCGGTTGATCTCGGCCACTCGCTGCTCGAACGTGTCCAGCAGCGCCCGCTGCTCCTCGACCCGTCGCTCGACGCTCGCGGCCTGCAGCTGAGCTTGCTTGAGCGCGAAGTAGTCCCACCAGGTGCCGCCGAGCAGACCGACGCCCAGCAGGACGCCGAGCAGCGCGCTGAGCAGGAATCCGCGCGGGCAGCCCACGTGCAGCATGCGGGTGCCGCCGCCGTGGACCAGCACGAGCGTGACGCCGCCGCGGCGCTTCATGAGCGCTTCAGGGGAACCACCGCGACGTCGCGGGCCGAGTCGGACGCCTCCGGCTTCGGCATCCGGCAGTGGCCCTCGAACATCACGCCCTCCTCGAGCACGATGATCGGGGACTCGAGATCTCCGAAGACGCGGGCCTTGCCCGACAGCTCGATGCGGTCGCTGGCGTGCACGTTGCCGACCAGCTCACCATTCACCACGAGAGTGCCCGCGCGCACGCTCGCGTTCACCACGCCGCGCTCGCCGATAATGAGCGTGTCCGGCGACGCGATCTCACCCTGGAACTTCCCGTTGAGGAGGACGGTGCCGGAGAACGTGTACTTGCCCTCGATCTCGGATCCTTCGTCGAGGAAGGCGGTGAGCTTTCTCCGGGTGGCGACGGCGGCGCGACGCTTCAAGGGCCACACGGGGCGACCGCTAGGGGCGCCCGCTCACGCGAGCAGTCGGGCTGGCTACCTTGCGTCCGAACATGACGGGCTCCTCGCGGCGTCGGCGGTTTGAAAGGCGAACCACTCGCGAGCAAGGCCCCTGCCACGGGACGGACCATCACTCAAGTCGTCGAACTCGTTGCTGAATTCGAAGCCGAGCGGAGAGCCGGCCGGCTGGGGCTGACGTCCCTGACAGACGCTCTGTCAGGGGCGAGACAGTCTCAGTCGGGCACGATCAGGGTGGGCAGCTCACCGGGCGGCTGGAGGATGTACCCGCCGCCTTCCTGCTTGAGCAAGTACACGGCGGGGCGGTTCGGAGACAGGATGTTCCAGCCGCTGCCGTCCGACCGCTCCACCACCCAGCGCGTGCCCTCGCCGGGGCTCTGGATGATGTAGCCGCCCTGCTTGTCCGGGATGAGATAGAGCGGCGCCGCGCCCGCGGTATAGATCACGTAGCCGTCACGCCACGCCGCGAAATACACGTCCACCGGAAACTCGCCGGGCGGCGTCGCCTTGAAGTGAATGGCCGCGGCGGGCGGCTCGGGAGGCGGAAACTCCGCATCGCTACTCACGCACCCACCGAGCGCGCCCAGCAGCGCCGCCAGCGCGATCCACAGCGCGCGAGGCCTCCGACTCATCTTCGCCACCACGCTCAGAGACCGAAGCGGCGAGTCGTCTCGGCGTGCGCGTTCCAGATCGCGGGCGGCATGCGGTCGCCGAACTGCTGGTAGAACTCGCCCAGCTCGTCGAGGGCCTGCCCCCACTCCTCACGATCCACGCGCAGGGCCGCCTCGAGCGCGCCGGGCGGCACCTGCAGTCCGCGGGTGTCGATCGCGCCGGGCGCCGGGACGTAGCCGATCGGCGTCTCGACCGCCCCGCCGCCGCCGTGAATGCGCTCGACGATCCACTTCAGGATTCGCACGTTCTCGCCGTAGCCCGGCCACAGGAAGCGGCCCTGCTCGTCGCGGCGGAACCAGTTCACCCGGAAGATCCTCGGCGGATTCTTCAGCCGGGGACCGAAGGACAGCCAGTGCGCGAAGTAGTCGGCCATGTTGTAGCCGCAGAACGGGATCATGGCCATCGGGTCCCGTCGAACCACGCCGACCTTGCCGGTGATGGCTGCGGTCGTCTCGGTGCCCATCGCCGATCCGAGGAACACGCCATGCTGCCAATCGAAGGCCTCGAACACCAGCGGCACCACCCGGGCGCGCCGCGATCCGAAGATGAA
This region of Candidatus Methylomirabilota bacterium genomic DNA includes:
- a CDS encoding glucosidase: MNDTLRTAEERRLRAAADRSAYWTRWGPYLSERQWGTVREDYSPGGAAWEYFPHEHAHVRAYRWGEDGLAGISDNHQRLCFAVALWNGRDPILKERLFGLSGPEGNHGEDVKEYYFYLDSTPTHSYMKYRYKYPHAAFPYARLREENRARGRGAPEFELIDTGIFEGDRYFDVQVEYAKAGIDDILIRIEVTNRGPEAAECHLLPTLWFRNTWSWEPGSPKPRLTAVGSAVVEADHESLGLRWLACGGAPRLLFTENETNVQRLYGVENRTPYVKDGINACVVEGRDEAVNPASAGTKMAAHYRLRLAPGETAAVKLRLGNTPPHGEGLGADFEALFRVRGQEADEFYDTVIPEGLDADARQVIRQAFAGLLWSKQFYHYYVRRWLEGDPASPPPPPERWQGRNHEWTHLYNEDVISMPDKWEYPWYAAWDLAFHCVPLALVDPDFAKHQLVLFLREWYMHPNGQIPAYEWALGDVNPPVHAWAAWRVYKIEKRRRGAGDRRFLERVFHKLLLNFTWWVNRKDADGMNVFQGGFLGLDNIGVFDRSRPLPTGGHIDQSDATSWMGMYCLNMLAIALELADENPAYEDVASKFFEHFVYIAHAMDHRGGEDGTSLWDDVDGFFYDVLRVPGRPRRRMRIRSMVGLIPLYAVETLEPEIVDRLPGFKRRMQWFIDHHPDFREHVQEVEEPGRGVRRLLSIVTDAQLPKLLAVMLDESEFLSAYGVRALSRYHREHPFVERVDGVEYRVAYEPADSSTALFGGNSNWRGPIWFPVNILLIESLQRFHHFHGDRVKVACPTGSDRLMSLWDVAAELERRLTSIFRRGVDGRRPVFGTNETFQTDPHWRDLIPFYECFNGDTGAGVGASHQTGWTALVAKLLQQLGAFQPGRRHP
- a CDS encoding M23 family metallopeptidase, yielding MKRRGGVTLVLVHGGGTRMLHVGCPRGFLLSALLGVLLGVGLLGGTWWDYFALKQAQLQAASVERRVEEQRALLDTFEQRVAEINREVSGWQDAHVRVWDTFGPSPGGTSKGTGMGGAVAGLPMVFASEAPALPQALALLGSNVSESGQSLRAFERFMERTRPALMSVPFRWPVRGVLNSRFGMRPSPWTGDQEFHRGLDISAGRGTAVLAPASGSVYFAGNGGEYGTTVILDHGHDLRSLYGHLQEIRVKQGQHVERGQVIALTGNTGRTSGPHLHYEIQVRGQAVDPRQYLWN
- a CDS encoding OsmC family protein → MYGTLRGALAGRKIAFDRDGFTATVEGRIVGVGKTIRIKSIHLHYELAVSPDSREATERALALHPQGCPAHQSVQGAIDVTWDARVRLGEEIVDLRGGAEAAE
- a CDS encoding TIGR04282 family arsenosugar biosynthesis glycosyltransferase codes for the protein MLDGRPVDPAVGLAVMAKAPRAGTVKTRLCPPLRAVEAAELARCFLLDAVERSAAVAGVRPIVAYAPVEARPDFETLAPGFALVAQRGGDLGERQEALVEDILALGHEAALLIGTDSPTLPPETIDEAVSLVMAPNVDAVFGPTADGGYYLVGVRAPCPELFEAMPWSTSAVLSLTLDRARRLGLRAVCLPTWYDVDTGADLARLESDLRALAGPRPRHTRAFLARRALADPAFVRPTDHERHAPDGGRAAASRGR
- a CDS encoding polymer-forming cytoskeletal protein; the protein is MKRRAAVATRRKLTAFLDEGSEIEGKYTFSGTVLLNGKFQGEIASPDTLIIGERGVVNASVRAGTLVVNGELVGNVHASDRIELSGKARVFGDLESPIIVLEEGVMFEGHCRMPKPEASDSARDVAVVPLKRS